AAATATCACTCAGATAAAATATCCAAAAGGACATATTCTTTTAAATGCAGGAAAAGTGGAGTCGAATATCTATTTTATAAAAAAAGGAATCGTTCGGGCTTATGTAAATCAGAATGATAATGAAGTTACTTTTTGGTTTGGAAAGGAAGGTCAAACCGTAATTTCGATGAAAAGCTACACGCAAGACGAAAAAGGATATGAAGATATTGAGCTTCTGGAAGATTGTGAACTTTATGAATTAAAGAAAGAAGACCTTCAGAAACTATTTGATTCTGATATTCATATTGCAAACTGGGGCAGGAAATTTGCCGAAATAGAACTTGTAAAAACGGAAGAACGATTGATTTCGCGTCAATTTAAAAACGCCACAGATCGTTATTTGGAATTGTTAACCAATCATCCTGAATTAATTAGAAGAATTCAATTGGGACATATCGCTTCTTACCTTGGAATTACACAAGTTAGTTTAAGCAGAATTAGAGCCGAGATTAAATAATTTCATTTTTTATCATTTGTTAAATTTTATTTGCTTCAGGAAAGGGAACTTTGCAGCATAAAATTTTAACAATATGAACTGGATTATTCTAATTATTGCGGGACTTTTTGAAGTCTCCTTTGCAACTTGTCTTGGAAAAGCAAAAGAAGCTGTTGGTACAGACGCTTATTTATGGTACACAGGATTCTTTATATCACTAACCGTAAGTATGTTACTGCTTATTAAAGCAACTGAAACTTTGCCTATTGGAACTGCTTATGCGGTCTGGACAGGAATTGGCGCGGTAGGAACGGTATTGATGGGAATCTTTGTTTTTAAGGAACCTGTAGATTTTTGGAGATTGTTTTTTCTTGCGGCATTAGTTGGTTCAATCATTGGTCTTAAAGCTGTTTCTCATTAATAATGCGTATTTTTTTAGTTTTATTTCTTCCGCTTAAGCGGAAATTTTAAAGCTAACTCAAGATATTTATTTAAAGCTCAATTCATCTGAATTGGGCTTTTTTGTTTTTTAACTCTTTATTCTCGAAATGCCGCTTTATTGGTACAATACAAAAACCCGTGGAGTTATAAAAATTAAGGATGTGTTTAACCGCAAAGTTCACAAATTTTTTTATGCATATCGGATTTTATAAAAAACACAAAGTTCGCAAAGCTAGATCAGCACAAAGCTTTGCGAACTTTGTGTTTTCTATTTGCGTAAAGTAAAATTAAATCTTAGCGAACTTTGCGTTTAAAATGGTTATTAAATACAAACTATTTTATGTTTCTCCACAGGTTTTTCTATTGATCCATTTTATTGACCTATGTCAAACTTTTCTATCTAAAACACTTTTAGATTTGCTGTTCAAAAATCTTAATATACTTGAATTAAAAATGATAAGTACAGAAATAAGTCCGTTGACAAAATTTGGAATAACAAGTCA
This genomic window from Flavobacterium sp. 9 contains:
- a CDS encoding Crp/Fnr family transcriptional regulator, whose protein sequence is MEIDTILDEIFKLPEESKNALKRNITQIKYPKGHILLNAGKVESNIYFIKKGIVRAYVNQNDNEVTFWFGKEGQTVISMKSYTQDEKGYEDIELLEDCELYELKKEDLQKLFDSDIHIANWGRKFAEIELVKTEERLISRQFKNATDRYLELLTNHPELIRRIQLGHIASYLGITQVSLSRIRAEIK
- a CDS encoding multidrug efflux SMR transporter; protein product: MNWIILIIAGLFEVSFATCLGKAKEAVGTDAYLWYTGFFISLTVSMLLLIKATETLPIGTAYAVWTGIGAVGTVLMGIFVFKEPVDFWRLFFLAALVGSIIGLKAVSH